A section of the Acidobacteriota bacterium genome encodes:
- the recN gene encoding DNA repair protein RecN — MLRFLAIRRLAVIDALEVEFGSGFNVLTGETGAGKSMLVEAVGLLIGGRASPDLVRTGEETATIQAVFEPGDGRELVVRREISAQGRSRAFIDDALCTTAALREQCGGLVDLHGQHEHQRLLDPATHLEVVDEHAKLHIERAAVADAFAGWTRVRGLVEELRRAERDKASRLDLITFQLGEIEKVAPLPGEDEQLAAARHVLANADRLSRLCADAYDALYEGEHAALAALAAAWKKVAELAALDPTFQPYVDARDGIKSQLEDLAYFLRSYSADIDASPERLQEVEDRLATLERLKKKHGGSLQEVIERRRALARERELMETSADRAATLEAELAAARERYVTAATTLSRARHAHGERLCRAIEKALGELAMPRTRCELRLNASQSEEAWTERGFDSGEFYLSPNPGEDVRPLARIASGGELSRVMLALKNLAATDAPGKTLVFDEVDAGIGGAVADIVGARLRGLADRYQVLCITHLPQIAAYGTSHYVIEKGVKSGRTITTVEEVSGPDREAELARMIGGTDIGSAVLASAKALLSARQDAGAPRRKNR; from the coding sequence ATGCTGCGGTTCCTGGCCATCCGCCGGCTGGCCGTCATCGACGCCCTCGAAGTGGAATTCGGCTCCGGCTTCAACGTCCTGACAGGCGAGACGGGCGCGGGCAAGTCCATGCTCGTCGAAGCCGTCGGACTGCTGATTGGCGGCCGGGCGTCGCCTGACCTGGTGCGCACCGGCGAAGAGACCGCCACGATCCAGGCGGTGTTCGAGCCCGGCGACGGCAGGGAGCTCGTCGTGCGCCGCGAGATCTCGGCCCAGGGACGCAGCCGCGCGTTCATCGACGATGCGCTCTGCACGACGGCGGCGCTGCGCGAGCAGTGCGGCGGTCTCGTCGATCTCCACGGCCAGCACGAGCACCAGCGCCTGCTCGATCCGGCCACGCACCTCGAGGTCGTGGACGAGCACGCGAAGCTGCACATCGAGCGCGCGGCTGTCGCCGACGCGTTCGCGGGGTGGACGCGCGTGCGCGGCCTGGTGGAGGAACTGCGGCGCGCGGAACGGGACAAGGCGTCGAGGCTGGACCTCATCACGTTCCAGCTCGGCGAGATCGAGAAGGTCGCCCCGCTGCCAGGCGAAGACGAGCAGCTGGCCGCCGCCCGCCACGTGCTCGCCAACGCCGACAGGTTGAGCCGCTTGTGCGCCGACGCGTACGACGCGCTGTACGAAGGGGAGCACGCGGCGCTCGCAGCGCTCGCGGCGGCATGGAAGAAGGTGGCCGAACTCGCCGCGCTCGATCCGACGTTCCAGCCCTACGTCGACGCGCGTGACGGGATCAAGTCGCAGCTGGAGGATCTCGCGTACTTCCTGCGGTCGTACTCGGCGGACATCGATGCCTCGCCGGAACGCCTCCAGGAGGTCGAGGATCGCCTCGCCACGCTCGAGCGCCTGAAGAAGAAGCACGGCGGATCGCTCCAGGAAGTCATCGAGAGGAGGCGCGCGCTCGCCCGCGAACGGGAGCTGATGGAAACATCCGCAGACCGCGCGGCGACGCTCGAGGCGGAGCTGGCCGCCGCGCGCGAGCGCTACGTGACCGCGGCCACCACGCTGTCGCGCGCGCGGCACGCTCACGGCGAACGGCTCTGCCGCGCGATCGAAAAGGCGCTGGGGGAGCTCGCGATGCCGCGCACGCGCTGCGAGCTGCGGCTGAACGCGAGCCAGTCGGAAGAGGCGTGGACGGAGCGCGGCTTCGACAGCGGCGAGTTCTACCTGTCGCCGAATCCCGGCGAGGACGTCAGGCCGCTCGCGCGCATCGCATCCGGCGGCGAGCTGTCACGCGTCATGCTCGCGCTGAAGAACCTGGCGGCGACCGATGCCCCCGGCAAGACCCTCGTCTTCGACGAGGTGGACGCGGGGATCGGCGGGGCAGTGGCGGATATCGTGGGCGCGAGGCTGCGCGGGCTCGCCGACCGCTACCAGGTGCTGTGCATCACGCACCTGCCCCAGATTGCCGCCTACGGCACGTCCCATTACGTGATTGAAAAAGGCGTGAAGAGCGGCCGTACAATCACCACCGTCGAGGAAGTCAGCGGGCCGGATCGCGAGGCAGAGCTTGCGCGAATGATTGGCGGCACCGACATTGGATCGGCGGTCCTCGCCTCGGCGAAGGCGCTGCTCAGCGCGCGCCAGGACGCCGGCGCACCCAGGCGAAAGAACCGGTAA
- a CDS encoding ParA family protein produces the protein MIVAIANQKGGVGKTTTAINLAAALAMRGKPTLLIDLDPQSNSTMSYLDVAVVGKSVYDAITDDKVSFADVMHRSTQDNLWIAPSRIALAKLESKLVGEIDAHFRLKDRLAPIRQKFPYIVIDCPPALGLLTVNALVAATHLLIPIQSSYFALEGTDDLLETVEKVRARANPGLRILGVVITMHDKRTALARDIRAQIDKVFGGKVFKTVITKSVRLEESPAYKESIFSFAPESSGATEYYRLCEEVMDRA, from the coding sequence ATGATTGTCGCGATTGCCAACCAGAAAGGTGGCGTCGGGAAGACCACGACGGCCATCAACCTTGCGGCGGCCCTGGCCATGCGCGGCAAGCCGACGCTGCTCATCGACCTCGATCCTCAGTCCAACAGCACGATGTCGTACCTCGACGTTGCCGTCGTCGGCAAGAGCGTGTACGACGCGATCACGGACGACAAGGTCAGCTTCGCCGACGTGATGCACCGGTCCACGCAGGACAACCTGTGGATCGCGCCGTCTCGGATCGCGCTCGCGAAGCTCGAGAGCAAGCTGGTGGGGGAGATCGACGCGCACTTCCGCTTGAAGGACCGCCTGGCGCCAATCCGGCAGAAGTTCCCTTACATCGTCATTGATTGCCCGCCGGCGCTGGGGCTGCTGACCGTCAACGCGCTTGTGGCGGCCACGCATCTGTTGATTCCGATCCAGTCGTCCTACTTCGCGCTCGAGGGGACCGACGACCTTCTCGAGACCGTCGAAAAGGTCCGCGCCCGCGCCAACCCGGGCCTGCGCATCCTCGGAGTGGTCATCACGATGCACGACAAGCGGACCGCGCTCGCGCGCGATATCCGAGCGCAGATCGACAAGGTGTTCGGCGGCAAGGTGTTCAAGACCGTGATCACCAAGAGCGTACGGCTCGAGGAGAGTCCGGCGTACAAGGAATCAATCTTCAGTTTTGCTCCCGAATCGTCAGGGGCGACCGAGTATTACCGGCTGTGCGAGGAGGTCATGGATCGTGCCTAA
- a CDS encoding bifunctional nuclease family protein, which yields MQIDMSIKGLMVDPITNMPIIILRDKDGQRVLPIWVGVFEANAIALQIENVTTPRPMTHDLLKNVIEDLKATVRKIVVSELKENTFYALIYLEAGAEGIVAVDARPSDAIALALRTKAPIFVEEAVIDNAKTQEIAPDKSDTERLQRWLESLDPDDLGKYKM from the coding sequence ATGCAGATTGACATGTCGATCAAGGGGCTGATGGTCGATCCCATCACCAACATGCCGATCATCATCCTGCGCGACAAGGACGGGCAGCGCGTCCTGCCTATCTGGGTGGGAGTGTTCGAGGCGAACGCGATCGCGCTGCAAATCGAGAACGTGACGACGCCGCGGCCAATGACCCACGACCTTCTGAAGAACGTCATCGAGGACCTGAAGGCCACCGTCCGGAAGATCGTCGTGTCGGAGCTGAAGGAGAACACTTTCTACGCGCTGATTTACCTCGAGGCCGGCGCCGAGGGCATCGTCGCGGTGGACGCCCGCCCGAGCGATGCGATCGCGCTGGCGCTCAGGACCAAGGCCCCGATTTTTGTCGAGGAGGCGGTCATCGACAACGCGAAGACCCAGGAGATCGCCCCCGACAAATCGGACACGGAACGGCTTCAGCGCTGGCTCGAAAGCCTCGATCCGGATGACCTGGGCAAGTACAAGATGTAG
- a CDS encoding MotA/TolQ/ExbB proton channel family protein: MLGLVLRSSPLAKVVLISLFVFSALSWAIVLYKYWQYRRADRHSSSFLDIFRKSAKFSEVQAVCRTLNDSPLVGLFQAGYAELNLQLRQQSHGAGAGHDVRPQPAAARPTLKSLDAVDRALLRASAIELEKLERRVPFLATTASITPFIGLFGTVWGIMTAFQRIGAAGATSLGVVAPGIAEALIATAAGLAAAIPAVYFYNAFTNRVKKFATEMDDFALEFLNIAERNFT; the protein is encoded by the coding sequence ATCCTTGGCCTCGTCCTCCGGTCCAGCCCCCTCGCCAAGGTCGTTCTGATCAGCCTCTTCGTTTTCTCGGCCCTGTCGTGGGCCATTGTCCTCTACAAGTACTGGCAGTACCGGCGGGCGGATCGGCACTCGTCGAGTTTCCTGGACATCTTCCGCAAGAGCGCGAAGTTCTCCGAGGTGCAGGCGGTCTGCCGGACGCTCAACGACAGCCCGCTCGTGGGGCTGTTCCAGGCGGGCTACGCGGAGCTGAACCTGCAACTGCGCCAGCAGTCGCACGGCGCGGGCGCGGGCCATGACGTCCGGCCGCAGCCCGCCGCGGCGCGTCCTACACTCAAGAGCCTGGACGCGGTCGACCGCGCGCTGCTGCGCGCGTCGGCCATCGAGCTCGAAAAGCTGGAGCGTCGCGTTCCGTTCCTCGCGACGACGGCAAGCATCACGCCGTTCATCGGGCTGTTCGGCACGGTGTGGGGCATCATGACCGCGTTCCAGCGCATCGGCGCGGCGGGCGCGACGAGCCTCGGCGTGGTGGCGCCCGGCATCGCCGAAGCGCTGATTGCCACGGCGGCGGGGCTGGCGGCGGCGATCCCTGCCGTCTACTTCTACAACGCCTTTACGAACCGGGTGAAGAAGTTCGCCACCGAGATGGACGACTTCGCCCTCGAGTTCCTGAACATCGCCGAGCGGAACTTCACGTAG
- a CDS encoding ParB/RepB/Spo0J family partition protein: MRHDEHYVEALSFSSGSPVGRMAPIDQIDPNPHQPRQVMGDLSELMASIAEKGVIEPLVVRQRRGRYQIIAGERRYQAAIQVGLRELPVVVRDVDDTEVIELALVENLQRKDLTPFEEAEALHARAEKCGYTHEDLARKLGKSRTSVTESLALNHMPDEVKNLCRLADINSKSLLLQIVRQSDPKKMVALIERMTRDGLSTREELRKAATPAKAKPGRPRSYVFNYRAPSKDFNLKLQFKKSQVEREEVIATLLAIIEELRTSKQ; this comes from the coding sequence ATGCGCCACGACGAGCACTACGTGGAGGCGCTGTCGTTCTCCTCGGGCTCGCCGGTCGGGCGCATGGCGCCGATCGACCAGATCGACCCAAACCCGCACCAGCCGCGGCAGGTCATGGGGGATCTGTCGGAGCTGATGGCCTCCATCGCCGAGAAGGGAGTCATCGAGCCGCTGGTCGTGCGCCAGCGTCGCGGTCGCTACCAGATCATTGCGGGTGAGCGCCGCTACCAGGCGGCGATCCAGGTCGGCCTGCGCGAACTGCCCGTCGTCGTGCGCGACGTGGACGACACCGAGGTGATCGAGCTTGCGCTGGTCGAGAACCTCCAGCGCAAGGACCTCACGCCGTTTGAAGAGGCGGAGGCGCTCCACGCGCGCGCGGAAAAGTGCGGCTACACGCACGAGGACCTGGCGCGCAAGCTGGGGAAGTCCCGCACGTCGGTCACCGAGTCGCTCGCGCTGAACCACATGCCCGACGAGGTGAAAAACCTTTGTCGGCTGGCCGACATCAACTCTAAATCATTGCTATTACAGATAGTTAGGCAATCGGATCCCAAGAAAATGGTCGCGCTGATAGAAAGGATGACGCGCGACGGACTCAGCACCCGCGAGGAACTCCGAAAGGCTGCCACGCCCGCGAAAGCCAAGCCGGGCCGGCCGCGCAGCTACGTATTCAACTACCGGGCTCCGTCGAAGGATTTCAATCTGAAGCTGCAGTTCAAGAAGTCCCAGGTCGAGCGCGAGGAGGTCATCGCCACGCTGCTCGCGATCATCGAAGAGCTCAGGACGTCCAAGCAGTAG
- a CDS encoding ExbD/TolR family protein — MPKVHDTSGSAPRPGRRARGGRVATTLAEINVVPLVDVMLVLLIIFMVTAPMMQQGLSVNLPQARRAQPVTAEPIYITVPLSYRRDGRVQMEKDTIRVDVLNERVRQALLARSDKSVFLRGDGGVTLQELMQVLDKLKEGGVEKVGIVSQPLR, encoded by the coding sequence ATGCCGAAGGTTCACGATACGAGTGGCTCGGCGCCGCGCCCCGGCCGGCGGGCGCGAGGCGGCCGCGTGGCGACCACGCTCGCCGAGATCAACGTCGTGCCGCTCGTCGACGTCATGCTGGTGCTGCTGATCATCTTCATGGTGACCGCGCCCATGATGCAGCAGGGGCTCTCGGTGAACCTGCCGCAGGCGCGGCGGGCGCAGCCGGTGACGGCCGAGCCGATCTACATCACGGTGCCGCTCTCCTACCGCCGCGACGGGCGCGTGCAGATGGAAAAGGACACGATTCGCGTCGACGTGTTGAACGAGCGCGTGCGGCAGGCGCTGCTCGCGCGGTCGGACAAGTCCGTGTTCCTGCGCGGCGATGGCGGGGTGACGCTGCAGGAGCTGATGCAGGTGCTGGACAAGCTCAAGGAGGGGGGCGTCGAGAAGGTGGGCATCGTCTCGCAGCCGCTCAGGTGA
- the miaB gene encoding tRNA (N6-isopentenyl adenosine(37)-C2)-methylthiotransferase MiaB — translation MTKKYLIETFGCQMNFHDSERMAGLLEQAGYEATEESQEADLVVLNTCSVRERAEDKLYSRLGELRVKAAEVGRRPVLAVTGCVAQQEGPALRKRSRDIDVIVGTQSLKMLPMLVERAEKKGSGAFFGPASAKKAPDPFYIDINPHEDVSFPLGLTRRGDPVKAYVTIVEGCNDFCAFCVVPYTRGHERMRPVAEIVAEVREAADSGRKEIQLLGQIVNHYQAPDDAACDFAELLERVSRVPGVERIRFASPHPRHVGPRLIEAVRDIPQVCKHLHLPVQSGSSSILKAMRRRYTRDSYLDLVRRVREAVPDIALSTDMIVGFPGETGPDFAETLSLVEAVRFHSMFSFKYSSRPNTLAEKRLPDDVSESTKSERLSILQGLQKRIQIELHEAAVGRSFEVLVDATSRKRRWELSGRTTGNTVVNFPLPAPATEPAEWVGRTVQVTITEAGPNSLRGQAGSHAD, via the coding sequence TTGACCAAGAAATACCTGATCGAGACGTTCGGCTGCCAGATGAACTTCCACGACTCCGAGCGTATGGCCGGCCTGTTGGAGCAGGCGGGCTACGAAGCGACGGAGGAGTCGCAGGAAGCAGATCTGGTCGTGCTCAACACCTGCAGCGTGCGCGAGCGCGCCGAGGACAAGCTCTATTCGCGCCTGGGGGAACTGCGCGTGAAGGCCGCCGAAGTGGGGCGCAGGCCCGTGCTGGCGGTCACCGGCTGCGTGGCGCAGCAGGAAGGGCCCGCGCTTCGCAAGCGCTCGCGCGACATCGACGTTATCGTGGGCACGCAAAGCCTGAAGATGCTTCCCATGCTGGTGGAGCGGGCCGAGAAAAAGGGGTCGGGAGCCTTTTTCGGGCCTGCATCGGCGAAAAAGGCTCCCGACCCCTTTTACATCGACATCAACCCCCACGAGGACGTCTCGTTTCCGCTGGGCCTCACGCGCCGGGGAGACCCGGTAAAGGCGTACGTGACGATCGTCGAAGGGTGCAACGACTTCTGCGCCTTCTGCGTGGTGCCGTACACGCGGGGGCACGAGCGCATGCGACCCGTTGCGGAAATCGTCGCGGAGGTCCGGGAGGCGGCGGACTCGGGGCGGAAGGAAATCCAGCTGCTCGGACAGATCGTGAACCACTACCAGGCGCCGGACGATGCCGCGTGCGATTTCGCCGAGCTCCTGGAACGTGTGAGCCGGGTGCCCGGGGTCGAGCGCATCCGGTTTGCGAGCCCGCATCCGCGGCATGTCGGGCCGCGTCTCATCGAAGCAGTACGCGACATCCCGCAGGTCTGCAAGCACCTGCACCTGCCGGTGCAGTCAGGCTCTTCGTCGATTCTGAAAGCCATGCGGCGTCGCTATACGCGCGACAGCTACCTGGACCTGGTTCGCCGCGTCAGGGAGGCGGTGCCGGACATCGCGCTTTCGACCGATATGATCGTCGGGTTCCCGGGTGAAACCGGGCCGGACTTTGCGGAAACGCTTTCGCTCGTCGAGGCGGTGCGCTTCCACAGCATGTTCTCGTTCAAGTACTCGTCGCGGCCGAACACGCTGGCGGAGAAGCGGTTGCCCGATGACGTCAGCGAGAGCACCAAGAGCGAACGGCTGTCGATCCTCCAGGGGCTCCAGAAACGGATCCAGATCGAGCTGCACGAGGCTGCGGTTGGACGGTCCTTCGAGGTACTGGTCGACGCGACGAGCCGCAAGCGCCGCTGGGAGCTTTCCGGCCGGACGACGGGGAACACGGTTGTTAATTTCCCGCTGCCCGCGCCGGCCACCGAACCGGCCGAGTGGGTCGGGCGGACGGTGCAGGTGACCATCACGGAGGCGGGGCCGAACAGCCTACGCGGTCAGGCAGGTTCTCATGCAGATTGA
- a CDS encoding LptF/LptG family permease, producing MFRTLDRYLIREILPPFFLALLVFTFILQIPPIMDQAESLIAKGVPWMTVGRLLALLLPQALGLTIPMALLVGLLIAFGRLSGDREMVAVLACGVSLYRFLLPVMLLSGVAAGVTMWVLIVGIPDANQTFREITFDIVTARVENDVKPRVFFEDFPNRVLYVRDSAAPEPGWRKVFLADTSTPGRPVIFLASRGRLLLDRAARRVELVLHDGARYAPGEKPGEYEVYRFNGRDLIISLDPNSVFPTTTPPKGITELRIAELREQIALKQRQGLSPHNEIMQIQQKFSIPFACLIFGVLGIALGVTARKDGKLAGFVIGIGVIFGYYVLMYLAESMAKGHMLPAAIARWVPNLLLAPLAIMALVWRARWADAGLSIPWLRGAPAAPETETGETPLAAAAPAQPRRGRVVIVLKIPRVWYPRPTLLDGYVARMYIRVAGLAFAAMMGIFYIATFIDLSDKLFKKQATGAMLLEFFWYSTPQYIYYVVPLSVLLGALVTIGLLTRTSELTVMKACGISIYRIALPLVAVAMAGSLALFSLEERVLAHANRRAHALNARIRGFTPRTFNALNRQWVAGRGNRVYHYALFDPNRRELLALSLYTLDEKQWRLARHVFVERAAFSGGNWTGRAGWDVTFPGGGRAPWQPFAERALNVEPPEYFEAEQPDAELMTYSELQRHVRDLRASGFNVVPLLVALQRKIAFPLVTVVMTLIAVPFGATTGRRGALYGVGLAIALAMLYWVLLSVFAAIGSAGMLPAALAAWAPNLLFGAGAVYLLLTVRT from the coding sequence ATGTTCCGCACCCTCGACCGCTATCTCATCCGCGAGATCCTGCCCCCGTTCTTCCTCGCCCTCCTGGTCTTCACCTTCATCCTCCAGATCCCGCCGATCATGGACCAGGCCGAGAGCCTCATCGCCAAGGGGGTGCCGTGGATGACGGTCGGCCGGCTCCTTGCGCTGCTCCTGCCGCAGGCGCTGGGGTTGACGATTCCGATGGCGCTGCTCGTCGGGCTGCTCATTGCCTTCGGGCGGCTCTCGGGCGACCGCGAGATGGTGGCCGTCCTGGCGTGTGGCGTCAGCCTCTACCGGTTCCTGCTGCCGGTCATGCTGCTATCGGGCGTTGCCGCCGGCGTCACGATGTGGGTGCTCATCGTCGGCATCCCGGACGCGAACCAGACGTTCCGCGAGATCACGTTCGACATCGTTACGGCGCGCGTGGAAAACGACGTCAAGCCGCGGGTGTTCTTCGAGGATTTCCCGAACCGCGTGCTCTACGTCCGTGACAGCGCGGCCCCCGAGCCCGGGTGGCGCAAGGTTTTCCTGGCCGATACGTCGACGCCGGGACGACCGGTGATCTTCCTGGCCTCCAGGGGGCGCCTGCTGTTGGATCGCGCCGCCCGCCGGGTCGAACTCGTCCTGCACGACGGCGCCCGCTACGCGCCTGGGGAGAAGCCTGGGGAGTACGAGGTGTACCGGTTCAACGGCCGAGACCTCATCATCTCGCTCGATCCGAACAGCGTCTTCCCCACCACGACGCCTCCCAAGGGGATCACCGAGCTGCGCATCGCGGAGTTGCGCGAGCAGATTGCGCTCAAGCAGCGCCAGGGGCTGTCGCCGCACAACGAGATCATGCAGATCCAGCAGAAGTTCTCGATCCCGTTCGCGTGCCTGATCTTCGGCGTGCTCGGGATCGCGCTGGGGGTGACCGCGCGCAAGGACGGCAAGCTCGCGGGGTTCGTGATCGGAATCGGCGTCATCTTCGGCTACTACGTCCTCATGTACCTGGCCGAGTCGATGGCCAAGGGACACATGCTCCCCGCGGCGATCGCGCGCTGGGTGCCCAACCTTCTCCTCGCGCCGCTGGCGATCATGGCCCTCGTCTGGCGCGCGCGGTGGGCCGACGCCGGGCTCTCGATCCCCTGGCTGCGCGGCGCGCCCGCGGCGCCGGAGACTGAGACGGGCGAGACGCCCCTCGCGGCCGCGGCGCCGGCGCAGCCCCGCCGCGGCCGCGTGGTCATCGTGCTGAAGATTCCCCGGGTCTGGTATCCGCGGCCCACCCTGCTCGACGGCTACGTGGCGCGCATGTACATCCGCGTCGCGGGGCTCGCCTTTGCCGCCATGATGGGCATCTTCTACATCGCGACCTTCATTGACCTGTCCGACAAGCTGTTCAAGAAGCAGGCGACCGGCGCGATGCTCCTCGAGTTCTTCTGGTACTCGACGCCGCAGTACATCTACTACGTCGTGCCGCTGTCGGTGCTCCTGGGCGCGCTCGTCACGATCGGGCTGCTCACCAGGACGAGCGAATTGACCGTGATGAAGGCCTGCGGCATCTCGATCTATCGCATCGCGCTGCCGCTTGTGGCCGTCGCGATGGCCGGCAGCCTGGCGCTCTTCTCGCTCGAGGAGCGGGTGCTGGCGCACGCCAACCGCCGCGCGCACGCGCTGAACGCGCGCATCCGCGGCTTCACGCCGCGCACCTTCAACGCGCTCAACCGCCAGTGGGTCGCCGGCCGCGGCAACCGCGTGTACCATTACGCGCTCTTCGATCCGAACCGCCGCGAGCTGCTCGCTCTCTCGCTCTACACGCTCGACGAGAAGCAGTGGCGGCTCGCCCGCCACGTCTTCGTGGAGCGCGCCGCGTTCTCGGGGGGCAACTGGACCGGCCGCGCGGGCTGGGACGTGACGTTTCCCGGCGGGGGGCGCGCGCCCTGGCAGCCGTTCGCTGAGCGGGCGCTGAACGTGGAGCCGCCGGAGTACTTCGAGGCCGAGCAGCCGGACGCCGAGCTGATGACGTACTCCGAGCTGCAACGGCACGTCCGCGATCTCCGCGCCAGCGGCTTCAACGTCGTCCCGCTGCTGGTGGCGCTGCAACGGAAGATCGCGTTTCCGCTCGTCACGGTCGTGATGACGCTGATCGCCGTCCCGTTCGGCGCGACGACGGGCCGGCGAGGCGCGCTGTACGGAGTCGGGCTCGCGATCGCGCTGGCGATGCTGTACTGGGTGCTGCTGAGCGTCTTTGCCGCGATTGGCAGCGCGGGCATGCTGCCGGCCGCGCTCGCCGCGTGGGCGCCCAATCTCCTCTTCGGCGCCGGGGCCGTCTACCTGCTGCTGACCGTCCGAACGTGA
- a CDS encoding TonB C-terminal domain-containing protein, whose product MHELVTDILVQRARQGDGLARALPVSIAAHVAVLVALALMPRDWHEPARQAAPMMISLGGTPGPRTGGMTAIGGRAVQEVAPPQAKPQPPAPPAPKAPEMVLPQQKPAARTTPPPTVAAGSDQAKARRPAFGTEIQEGSARVETGGRGNNFGLTTGGGSGTGGYLDVGNFCCPEYLQTMLQLIQANWNGKQEVSGQSQVKFTILRDGTLTQVELEKPSGYFALDREAQRSVLVTKRLPPLPRQFTENHLTVHLIFQYQRR is encoded by the coding sequence ATGCACGAACTCGTCACCGACATCCTCGTCCAGCGGGCGCGCCAGGGGGACGGCCTCGCGCGGGCGCTGCCCGTGTCGATCGCCGCGCACGTCGCGGTGCTCGTCGCGCTGGCGCTGATGCCGCGGGACTGGCACGAGCCGGCGCGCCAGGCCGCGCCGATGATGATCTCGCTCGGCGGCACTCCCGGCCCGCGCACCGGCGGGATGACCGCGATCGGCGGCCGCGCGGTGCAGGAGGTCGCGCCGCCGCAGGCGAAGCCGCAGCCGCCGGCGCCCCCTGCGCCGAAGGCGCCCGAGATGGTGCTGCCGCAGCAGAAGCCGGCCGCCCGCACGACGCCGCCTCCAACGGTCGCGGCCGGTTCCGACCAGGCGAAGGCGCGGCGTCCCGCGTTCGGCACCGAGATCCAGGAAGGGAGCGCGAGGGTCGAGACCGGCGGGAGGGGCAACAATTTCGGGCTGACCACGGGCGGCGGATCCGGCACCGGCGGATACCTGGATGTCGGCAACTTCTGCTGCCCCGAGTACCTGCAGACGATGCTGCAGTTGATCCAGGCGAACTGGAACGGCAAGCAGGAGGTGTCGGGCCAGTCGCAGGTGAAGTTCACGATCCTGCGGGACGGCACGCTCACGCAGGTCGAGCTCGAGAAGCCGAGCGGCTATTTCGCGCTCGATCGCGAGGCCCAGCGGTCCGTGCTCGTCACGAAGCGGCTGCCGCCGCTGCCGCGCCAGTTCACGGAGAATCACCTGACGGTGCATCTCATTTTTCAGTATCAGCGCCGATGA